From a single Oreochromis niloticus isolate F11D_XX linkage group LG3, O_niloticus_UMD_NMBU, whole genome shotgun sequence genomic region:
- the LOC109203648 gene encoding tripartite motif-containing protein 16-like, translating to MAQKGVQLDRETFSCSICLDLLKDPVTTACGHSYCMNCIKSFWDEEDRKGIHSCPQCRKTFTPRPVLEKNTMLAALVEQLKKTGLQAAPADHCYAGPEDVACDVCTGRKLKAIKSCLSCPASYCEKHLQPHYDAAPLKKHKLVAPSKKLQENICSRHDEVMKIFCRTDQQSICYLCTMDEHKGHETVPAAAERTEKQKELEVRRLNIQQRIQEREKDVKLLQQEVEAINGSADKAVEDSEKMFTELIRLIQKRSSDVKQQVRSQQETEVSRVKELQEKLEQEIAELKRKDGELEQLSHTEDHNQFLHNYPSLSALSESTHSSSINIRPLSYFEDVTAAVSETRDKLQDILREEWTNISLTVTEEDVLLSPPEPKTRAGFLKYSHQITLDPNTANTHLLLSEGNRKATRMKQQQSYSDHPDRFTDFSQVLSRESLTGRCYWEVEWRGGGVVVAVAYKNISRAGSSDKCGFGYNDKSWALYCYTNSFQFWHNSIHTALSGPRSSRVGVYLDHRAGILSFYSVSETMTLLHRVQTTFTQPLYAGLCLYGLGATAELIKVK from the coding sequence ATGGCACAGAAAGGAGTTCAGCTGGACCGAGAAACCTTCTCTTGTTCCatctgtttggatctactgaaggatccAGTGACTACAgcctgtggacacagctactgcatgaactgtattaaaagtttctgggatgaagaggacaggaagggaatccacagctgccctcagtgcaggaagactttcacaccgaggcctgtcctggagaaaaacaccatgttagcagctttagtggagcagctgaagaagactggactccaagctgctccagctgatcactgctatgctggacctgaagatgtggcctgtgatgtctgcactgggaGGAAACTGAAAGCCATCAAGTCCTGTTTATCTTGTCCAGcctcttactgtgagaaacacctcCAACCTCACTATGATGCAGctccattaaagaaacacaagctggtggccccctccaagaagctccaggagaacatctgctctcgtcatgatgaggtgatgaagattttctgtcgtactgatcagcagagtatctgttatctctgcacaatggatgaacataaaggccatgaaacagtcccagctgcagcagaaaggactgagaagcagaaggagcTCGAGGTGAGACGactaaacatccagcagagaatccaggagcgagagaaagatgtgaagctgcttcaacaggaggtggaggccatcaatggctctgctgataaagcagtggaggacagtgagaagatgttcactgagctgatccgtctcatccagaaaagaagctctgatgtgaagcagcaggtcagatcccagcaggaaactgaagtgagtcgagtcaaagagcttcaggagaagctggagcaggagatcgctgagctgaagaggaaagacggcgagctggagcagctctcacacacagaggatcacaaccagtttctacacaactacccctcactgtcagcactcagtgagtctacacactcatccagcatcaatattcgtcctctgagctactttgaggatgtgacagcagctgtgtcagagaccagagataaactacaggacattctgagagaggaatggacaaacatctcactgacagtcactgaagaggatgttttactgtcaccaccagagccaaagaccagagctggattcttaaaatattcacatcaaatcacactggatccaaacacagcaaacacacatctgttattatctgaggggaacagaaaagcaacaagaatgaaacaacaacagtcttattctgatcatccagacagattcactgatttttctcaggtcctgagtagagagagtctgactggacgttgttactgggaggtggagtggagaggggGAGGAGTTGTTGTAGCAGTTGCATACAAGAATATCAGCAGAGCAGGGAGCTCAGATAAATGTGGATTTGGATACAATGACAAATCTTGGGCATTATATTGTTACACAAACAGTTTTCAATTTTGGCAcaacagcatccacactgcccTCTCAGGTCCTCGgtcctccagagtaggagtgtacctggatcacagagcaggtattctgtctttctacagcgtctctgaaaccatgactctcctccacagagtccagaccacattcactcagccgctctatgctggactttgtctttatggacttggagCCACTGCAGAGTTGATTAAAGTCAAATAG